In the Sulfobacillus thermosulfidooxidans DSM 9293 genome, GTGTTCCGGAGGCACGAGAAACTTCACATAGGCGTTGTGCCCCAACTGCTCCCAATACATCGCGGTTTGGATAAAAAAATCCGTCAAAACCACAAGGGTATACCCCCACACTGTGTGCAAGTTGGCCCATAGAGGAATCCACGCCAGCATCGCCACGAAAAAATTCGCCATCACCATGGCTCGCTTTCGGGACATGCGATCTACTAACATCCCGAGTCCGAAACCGGCAATAACCGGGGGAATGTGACTGAGCGCCCCCACGAAGCCATTGAGCAGGATATTGGACGAATATTGCTGGACAATATATAAGATAACCAGGGTATAGATACTAACTCCTAAAGTCGAAAGCATATCGCCAGCAACTAGCGCCCAAAACGAACGCGGAATCCGGCGGATATTGCGCTGAGCGTGTGACAATGACGCATCCTCGCTTTCCGTTTTACCTGACGACATGTCGAAGTCGAGAGGAAGCCGAACAGGCGATCTTTGCCTCTATCGAGATTTTCTATAATCGGCAGCGGATCCATGGTGCTCTGGATTATCAGACTCCGGCCGAGGCCGATGCGGCGTATCATGCGCGACACGGCTAATGTCTCCATTTTGGGTGTCCATTTTATTGACATAGGTCCAGTTGGCTTACATCCGTGAAATGAAGACACCACGGCCTTACTTAGTGCACACCCCACTAAGAATCGTTGCCGATCGGGCCGCATCTGATACGAAACATATCGGGTTCTATGAACTCTCCCGCCACCTAACCCTATCGGGTTGAGGTGGGGGTTTCCCGGATCACTCCGCGAAGTTCCTGGTTCTGCGACCTGTGCATGTCCGTCTTTGACGGAGCACGTCTTATGTGAGTCTCCCCAGGCGTGACTTCGGACCGTTCCGGCCCTAGTGTCCGAAAAATCCGCGTCGTTTTACGCGATGTCGTAAGCGGTTCTCCGGACAGGAGTTTCTGAATAGATTACTTCCGATCGTTGGTGAAGATGCGCATCGCTTTTTTTAGGATCGCATTCTCCTCTTCGAGATCCCGAATGCGTCGCTGCAAATCGTGCAGGGCTTGGTCTTCCGCTTTCAGATGCCCACGACCCACAAAGGGTTCGACCGGGTCGGCTTTGTAGGCAGCGACCCAGGCATACAAGGTTTTGCTGGGAATGCCCAGTTCGCGCGCCACTTGCGCGCCACTTTTTTGTTGGGTCAACACGAGTTGAACCGCTTGTTCTTTAAACGCTCGATCATATTGATTGGCCATCGGATTCACCTCAATTGAGAATTATTGTATCATCTTGTCTCAATTCGAGGTGTCCACAATTTAGACTAACATCCAGTCAACTATTCCACCGCTCAGCGGACTCATTGCCGATCCCTGTGGATACTTTTCGGCTTCATGCTGGCTCGACCCCACATTCCCCGTAGAAAACTATCCTATCTCGTGGCCAGTCTAATTGAAAATCGAACCATCGTCCACTCCACTCAACGAATACCTTCGCTCAAACCGTTATCGACTCATCGGCTCGTTAAAGAGGTGATTGCCTACTAACTTCGGATGTTCTAATACCAGAATAATTACGATGAACAGTAGGCCAATGCCCGCAGACAGAAGGATTCCATACTGAAGCGATAGAGTTTGAACTTGAGTCACCAGCGGAATCAGGATCATGGATAAAATCGCCAGGACCGTTTTACTTGCAGCCGCTGTTCTGCCCCTCATTACCGGCGGCGTACGTGTTTGAAGACTGGTCATAAACGCTGACAGGGATATCGTGTTGCCCATCCCCATGCTCAGCATGCTAAGTAAGAAAATCCCCATTTGCAGTCGGCCGTCACCTAACGCCAAGCCGACGAAAGCCATAACCTGGACAATGAGTCCTCCTAATACCGTCCTTCTCGTAGCCCATCGGGTTATGAAGGACGCTATCAGACTGGAGGAAAAAAACGCCCCCACAGCAAAACTCCCATCTAAAATGGATAACCAATACGGGTTTCCATGAAAATCAACAGCCACTATCGGAACCAATGCGACATTGACAAATAAAACTAAAAGAAAATTCACATTGACGAGGATCAGCTGCCACATCAATCCGCGGTCAATTTGGAGGTGTTCGACAAACTCACCCCATCCCTGAAAAAATTTCAGGCGTTGTTTTTCTCCGCTATCTGGGGCGGCTTCGATTACTGGTATCCGAGTCATACCGATTAATCCAGCCGACATGATATAGGCTAATCCGTTCAAGAAGAACGTGGGTGTGGAACCAAAGTGTCCAAGGAAGATCCCCGCACAAACGACTCCAATGATTTGTCCGACTTGAATCATCACGACAGAAAAAGAGTTATACCGTATCAACGTCTCACCTGGGGCAATGGCTGGCCCAATAGCAAAAGCGGCAGAACTAAAAAACGGCTTCGTGATGCTCATCACCACAACGGCCGCAACGATCCACTGAAAAACCGTTTGCTGAGTTAAACTCATACTCGCCACGCAAATGATCGCGCCCGTTAAGACATCCGCTGTGGCCATAATGCGTTTCTGGCGTCCCCCATCGACAAGGGGTCCCGCGAAGAGTTGCAGGCTCGTCACAATGAGGTTCTCCAACACGAGTACCAACCCAAAATCTACCGCAGAATGGGTAGCATCATACAATAACCGGGCTATCACCAAATTTTGAATGCCGATTCCGATATTTCGCACCAGTATGGCGCCATACATGTAATCCACCGGCTTGATGGTCAATTTCGAGATAGGCATCACGGTTCCTTTCTTCCCACGCGCCGCCAAATGACCACCCGTTCGCCAGGACAATACCACACTTTATCACGTAATTGGGACTAGCTCCAAGTTTAATTCACCCAAAATGGTGGCTACCAGGGGTGGTGACGACAGCAGCGATAGATACACGGAATTCGAATGAGAAAACGCAATAACATAAACTTTGGTAAGCGGTATCAAAGTTTTCTTTAATGACGGCAGCGAACTCAAATGGCTGGATACTTGGGCGTCTGTAAATTCCCCAAGGTAGTTGGTCTTAACGACGGACAATTTCCACGAAAAACAGAGCATTTCCGTTCCATATTTCCCCATCACATCGTCGATTTTATCAATGAATTGACCTCAATAGATAATTGAGCGGAAATCAAACGTCAAATTTTCTCTGTTTTAAATACAGCACGGCAGTTTTCCATGGGGCATTTCCCGCCGCAGTTATGCACGCCCTCCTTATCTAAGTTATGTCATACGTAGAAAACCGTATTCTAACCCCGTGAACTTATTCTTTCACAAGGTACCACAATCCTTTCGATTAAACCGTAATCCGATGAAACCTGCTTTCTCTAATGGCCATGTATTTCGCCGTTGCGATTCTAAATGCCATGCAGCATCTTGAGTCGTAAATTCGTTGGGACCAACATACAGCCCGCTCTCGATGCGAACAGGGAAACAATGTAACAATTCATAAAGTTTTTGTACAGTCCAAAAATGGGCATGGCGATAAACGGTTAGCGGATCCGTTTTAGCTCGTTCTTGGTAATATTGTGCCCACGGTCCTAATTCGTGAATGAGACCTACCACCAATCGGCCTGAGTGCTTTAATACCCGGAGCGCTTCTTTTAAGACCTGGGGTGCATCTTTTACGAATTCTAACGTCACTTGAATCAAAGCGCCATCAAAAAATCCGTTGGGATAAGGAATGTGACGGATATCTGCGGATTCATATTTAACGGATCCTGAAGTGACCGGTTTGGTTCGAGCTCGCTCCAGCATGGATTCAGATTCATCGAGCCCAATTACATGACAACCAAATGACGCCAAGACTACACTATATTCTCCGGTGCCACAGCCGAGGTCAATCCAAGACTCTTTGGGTTGAGGTGAGCTTAAATCAATAATAATCTTCTGTTCTACCTGGTTGATAAATTGCCCTAGCGGTGTATGACAAAAAGCTTCATAACGCGGTGCGACGTCATCAAAGAGACTCATAAATATTGTCACCTCAACACCATACGGATTTTACCGGAGCTGGGTCATCAATTCCGAGATTTTATAGCTTGAACGAGAAGATATGCCGCTCGAGAAATTTCAGCGGCAGTCGTTTGTCTCCCCAAACTAATGCGCACTAAACCGCGGGCCAAATCGGCTGGAAATCCCATTGCTCGTAAAGTTGGAGCCCCCTCATCGGTTAACGAGTGACAGGCCGAACCTGTCCCAGCTCGTAATTCAGGACATGCCGCTAATACCTCTGCTCCAGTCCATCCTTCGATGGCGAATGCGAGAGTATTGGGCAACCGCATCGTAGGATGTCCAAAAACATGGCAATGTGAGATTGACGACATTAAGTCATTTTGCAGTTGATCACGGAGCATGGTCTGTTGTGACGGGCCGCCGTGATTAAGCCATTCATTAGCTAATTGCGCGGCGACTCCAAGACCGATGATTCCTGGTACGTTCTCGGTTCCGCTTCGTTTACCGTGTTCTTGACCTCCACCCCATACCCATGGAGAAATATCTAGTCCAGGGCGTATAAATAAAGCTCCTATTCCCTTAGGCGCATAGACTTTATGGCCTGCGACAGTGAGCATATCGACATCCAAAGACGACACGTTCACGGGAATTTTGCCAATGGCTTGAGAAGCATCAGTATGGACCAGAGCGCCTACCCTGTGTGCACGTTGGGCCACTTCTGCGATGGGTTGAATTGTACCAATTTCGTTGTTAGCCAACATCACACTGACT is a window encoding:
- a CDS encoding cysteine desulfurase family protein, with amino-acid sequence MIYLDYNATTPVASEVLTAMLPYFTDKFYNPSSSYPEAQEIRVALSKARSDVATLLGTVSESIIWTSGGTESNNWALTRSLWYWGGQRRRILISAIEHPSVMETALALQKDGAEICLIPVNGDGMIRLEELDALLDERTALVSVMLANNEIGTIQPIAEVAQRAHRVGALVHTDASQAIGKIPVNVSSLDVDMLTVAGHKVYAPKGIGALFIRPGLDISPWVWGGGQEHGKRSGTENVPGIIGLGVAAQLANEWLNHGGPSQQTMLRDQLQNDLMSSISHCHVFGHPTMRLPNTLAFAIEGWTGAEVLAACPELRAGTGSACHSLTDEGAPTLRAMGFPADLARGLVRISLGRQTTAAEISRAAYLLVQAIKSRN
- a CDS encoding transposase, giving the protein MANQYDRAFKEQAVQLVLTQQKSGAQVARELGIPSKTLYAWVAAYKADPVEPFVGRGHLKAEDQALHDLQRRIRDLEEENAILKKAMRIFTNDRK
- a CDS encoding MFS transporter — translated: MPISKLTIKPVDYMYGAILVRNIGIGIQNLVIARLLYDATHSAVDFGLVLVLENLIVTSLQLFAGPLVDGGRQKRIMATADVLTGAIICVASMSLTQQTVFQWIVAAVVVMSITKPFFSSAAFAIGPAIAPGETLIRYNSFSVVMIQVGQIIGVVCAGIFLGHFGSTPTFFLNGLAYIMSAGLIGMTRIPVIEAAPDSGEKQRLKFFQGWGEFVEHLQIDRGLMWQLILVNVNFLLVLFVNVALVPIVAVDFHGNPYWLSILDGSFAVGAFFSSSLIASFITRWATRRTVLGGLIVQVMAFVGLALGDGRLQMGIFLLSMLSMGMGNTISLSAFMTSLQTRTPPVMRGRTAAASKTVLAILSMILIPLVTQVQTLSLQYGILLSAGIGLLFIVIILVLEHPKLVGNHLFNEPMSR
- a CDS encoding IS3 family transposase, whose product is MTHPRFPFYLTTCRSREEAEQAIFASIEIFYNRQRIHGALDYQTPAEADAAYHARHG
- a CDS encoding class I SAM-dependent methyltransferase; this translates as MSLFDDVAPRYEAFCHTPLGQFINQVEQKIIIDLSSPQPKESWIDLGCGTGEYSVVLASFGCHVIGLDESESMLERARTKPVTSGSVKYESADIRHIPYPNGFFDGALIQVTLEFVKDAPQVLKEALRVLKHSGRLVVGLIHELGPWAQYYQERAKTDPLTVYRHAHFWTVQKLYELLHCFPVRIESGLYVGPNEFTTQDAAWHLESQRRNTWPLEKAGFIGLRFNRKDCGTL